The genomic DNA TCAGGAATTGCATTCCCCATTGCGATGCCGTGACCAGCAAATTCAATCATTTCAAAGTCGTTATCTTCATCACCGAAAGCAATAATTCGTTCTTGTGGAATGTTGTAATGACTAGAAATTTTTTGTAATCCGACAGCTTTATTTAACCCACTTTTTACAATTTCAATAATCGGCCAAGGTGCGCCCCATTTTCTATGGTCAATTACTTCAGCATGCATATCAGTTAAGTGTTGACGAATTGCACTGGAATGCTCGTCATGTGCGTCTATTAATAAGCAAGTTGGATGATCGTTTAAAATATTTAATAAGTCTCCTGTAAAAATCTTTGGAGAACCGAATTCGAAAATATGTTTTTTATCTTCATCAATTTCACGAACATACACATCGTCCATTACTTCAGCGTATATATTTTTTACACCAAAATCAAAGCAAGCTCGGACAATTTCTTGGGCTGTTGCTAGCTCAAGAGGAGAGTGATGTGTTCCCCACTTTGAATCAAGAGGGTGATGTACGTAAGCGCCATTAAAGTTTACGATTGGTGTATTAAGACCAAGTTCTTTATAGTAATCATAACTAGCGCGGAATGGACGTCCTGTTGAAATAACGACAATATGTCCTTGTTCCTTTGCCTTTGCAATTGTATATTTCGTTCGAGTGGAAATTATTTTGTTGTCTGTTAATAATGTGCCGTCTAAGTCTAATGCGATTAAATGTTGTTTGTTCATAATTTCACCTCTTATAATAATTTTTTGTTTTTATCTGTATTTCCGTTTTTAATATGCAGAAATAAGAGGTTAGACTGAGTGAGACCACCAAAGATGGAAAGTTCACTATATATCCATCTTACGTCGCAAAGTGCTGCGGTGTCTACTATTTCTCGCTGGAAATTAAGAAAAGTCAACATCTTTTTAGAAAGTTCAAACAATGTTTCTTTCATTATGTATAAATTGTGAGAAGGGTTACATTGCTCGTATGATGATGCTTATAATGAACATGTAATCTTCTCGTATATGTTTGACTCTCCTTTGAAACTGGCCTATAGTAGGTTGGTTTCTTTTTTCTACAAATAGGAAGGGAATCCCTGCTTTAAGCTTGTGTCATTCATGTATATGTACAAGAACGAAATGTAGTACTTGTTTCCTAAACATGACAGAAAAGCTTTCTTTTAAAATGGATATACTAATGAGGCAAAGACGTCATGGAAGGAGAATGGAAATGGGACAAAATCGCAGGTTTCGTTCTGGACAAAAAGCGCCGAATGATGGCATTTACGTAGAAATTGGTGAAACGGGAAGTATGGTGAAAGATCCGCAAATGGTAAAGTTAACTGCCGGTGACAAGTTTCCAGATAATACGAATCATAACCGTCAGTGGACATATAAAAGAAAACCGTAACAGAAGCCGCAATCGTTATTGCGGCTTTTTTGTCATCACACATTATAATTTCATTTACCGTATATTTTTCAGTCGTATCATGCATGCTCCCTTTTTCTTTTTCCAATAATAAGTTTGAAAATACATAATCAAAATTATTGTATAAAAAAGTCAGTTGGCGTATAATCAAATCAAAGGTCAAAGAAAGTCAAACATTTGGAGGACTGTAAAGATGGACTTAAATCAAATGACAACAAAAACACAAGAGGCGATTATGAGTGCCCAATCTTTAGCGGTATCTCATCATCATCAAGAAGTAGATACTGTTCATCTCTTGTTTACATTATTAGAAGAGCAAGATGGGTTAGCAGTACGTATTTTTCAAAAAATGAATGTCGATATAGAAGCGTTAAAACAAGGCGCCGAAAGTTTAATTAAGAAAAAGCCTTCTGTAACGGGAAGCGGTGCAGAAGCAGGCAAATTATATATAACAGGTGCTCTGCAACAACTACTTGTAAGAGCAGGAAAAGAAGCAGAGAAATTACAAGATGACTATATTTCAGTCGAGCATGTATTACTTGCTTTTTCTGAAGAAAAAGGCGATATAAACCAATTATTCACAAGATTTCATATTACGAAAGATAACTTATTACAGTCTTTAATGACAATTCGGGGGAATCAAAGAGTGACTAGTCAAAATCCAGAAGCAACTTATGAAGCGTTAGAAAAATATGGTCGTGATTTAGTGGCGGAAGTAAGAGCGGGGAAAATTGACCCTGTTATCGGGCGTGATAGTGAAATTCGCCGCGTCATTCGTATCCTTTCACGTAAAACGAAAAATAACCCGGTTTTAATTGGTGAGCCAGGTGTTGGTAAAACAGCAATCGTTGAAGGATTAGCGCAGCGTATTGTGAAAAAGGATGTACCGGAAGGATTAAAAGATAGAACAATCTTTGCGTTAGATATGAGTGCACTTGTAGCTGGCGCGAAATTCCGCGGTGAGTTTGAAGAGCGTCTGCAAGCTGTATTAAATGAAATTAAAAAGAGTGAAGGCCGCATTTTATTATTCATTGATGAACTGCACACAATCGTCGGCGCTGGTAAAACAGAAGGCGCAATGGACGCAGGAAATATGTTAAAACCAATGCTTGCGCGTGGTGAACTGCATTGTATCGGGGCGACAACACTAGATGAATATCGCAAATATATTGAGAAAGATCCAGCGCTAGAAAGACGTTTCCAACAAGTATTAGCAGAAGAACCAACTGTTGAAGATACAATTTCCATTTTACGTGGTTTAAAAGAGCGTTTTGAAATTTATCACGGTGTAAATATTCATGACCGCGCGATTGTAGCAGCATCTGTTTTATCAGATCGATATATTTCAGATCGATTCTTACCAGATAAAGCGATTGACCTTGTTGATGAAGCATGTGCAACAATTCGTACGGAAATTGATTCTATGCCAACAGAATTAGATGAAGTAACGCGCCGCATTATGCAGTTAGAAATTGAGGAAGCAGCTCTTGGAAAAGAAAAGGACTTTGGTAGTCAAGAACGTCTAAAAACATTGCAACGTGAATTATCGGATTTAAAAGAAGTTGCAAGTGGTATGAGAGCGAAATGGGAGAAAGAAAAAGAAGATATTCACAAAGTTCGTGACTTACGTGAACATTTGGAGCGTCTGCGCCGTGAATTAGAAGAAGCAGAAGGTAACTACGATTTAAATAAAGCAGCGGAACTTCGTCACGGGAAAATCCCTGCTATTGAAAAAGAGTTAAAAGAAGCAGAAGAAATGGGCGCGCATAATAAACAAGAAAATCGTTTATTACGTGAGGAAGTAAGTGAAGAAGAGATTGCTGATATTGTTTCACGCTGGACTGGTATTCCTGTCGCAAAACTCGTTGAAGGTGAACGCGAGAAATTATTACGCCTAGAGCAAATTTTATCAGAGCGTGTAATCGGACAAGAAGAAGCGGTAAGCTTAGTATCAGATGCAGTTCTTCGTGCGCGTGCTGGTATTAAAGACCCGAACCGTCCAATTGGTTCCTTCATCTTCTTAGGACCGACTGGTGTTGGTAAAACAGAACTTGCAAAAACATTAGCGCAGTCTTTATTCGATAGTGAAGAGCAAATGATTCGTATTGATATGTCTGAGTATATGGAGAAACACGCTGTGTCACGCTTAATTGGTGCACCTCCTGGATATGTTGGATATGAAGAGGGCGGTCAATTAACAGAAGCAGTAAGACGTAAACCGTATTCCGTTATTTTGTTAGATGAAATTGAAAAAGCACATCCAGAAGTATTCAACATTTTATTACAAATGTTAGATGATGGACGCATTACAGATTCACAGGGCCGTACAGTAGACTTTAAAAACACGGTTATTATTATGACTTCAAACATTGGATCTGCTCATTTATTAGATGGTCTAGAAGCAGATGGCTCAATTAAAGAGGAATCAAGAGAACTTGTCATGGGACAATTAAGAGGGCATTTCCGACCAGAGTTTTTAAATCGTGTCGATGAAATTATTTTATTCAAGCCTCTTACAGCGAATGAAATTAAAGGTATTGTTGATAAAATTGTAAAAGAATTACAAGGTCGTTTAGATGATCGTCACATTACGGTAGAATTAACAGATGCTGCGAAAGAGTTTGTTGTAGAAGCTGGTTTTGATCCGATGTACGGAGCTCGTCCGTTAAAACGATATGTACAGCGTCAAGTTGAGACAAAATTAGCACGAGAATTAATTGCAGGAACGATTACTGACAATAGTCATGTAGTTGTTGATGTAGCAAATAATGAGTTAGTCGTTTATGTGAAGTAAAATAAAAAAAGAGTTCGGATAAAATCCGGACTCTTTTTTTAGTGTTGTTCTACTGGCTCGTTTGGAATTGCAGCTGCAATTGCTAGTACCAATACCGCAAGAACAACTGAGAAAATAGACGCTTGGTTAAAATCGTATGTACCGCCAGTCATAGAGCCGATTACATAGCTCATCATATGTACAAGCAAGAACGACCAAATTAATGCCCAAATGAAACGCATATTTTACACCTCTATTCGTTCAATCTGTCCTTATTGTAACACAATTGAAAAAAGAATATAGAAAAATATTTGTAGATTTTTCAACGCAAATTTGCATTCCGTTCATACATTATAAAAGAGTACTTTTATACGTTTAGAAAATAAGGCGGGGGAAAAATGAGTATTACGGAACGTTTTTTTTACTTAGAAAAAGAACCATGCGTCATTTATTTACCGGAGAAGCCGAATGGATTTTCTGTCATGCTTCTTGGTGATTACAACTACTTTATTGAGAATGGTACAAGTTTATGGACACAGCATGCGGGTAGATCTTATTTTTTAAATGGCCTTATTGAGAAAGGCTACACGGTCTTTTCTTCTAATTTATACGGAAGACACTGGGGAAACGACCAATCTGTTCGTCTAGCAAAACGCTTATATGATGTTGTATTGAGAAAAGAGACATTAAATGCGAAAATGCACATTATGGCAGATGGTATGGGTGCGCTTGTAGCACTTGAAATGATGAACAAATACCCTGAATGTATACGCTCTGTCATTATGTTAAATCCGTGTTTAGATTTACCAGAGTATGTGGAGTTTGAGAAAGAGCATAAGTTTTTTTACAAGAGGCTCGTGAAGGAATTAAGTTTGGCGTATGATTCCAAAGAAGAAGAATTAGAATCAAAAATAAATAAGAAATCATTTACGCTTCTTCCGTCTTGTGTACCTGTTAAAGTTTTCGTATCAACACAAGAAAAAAGAGGAAGAAAACAGCTGTTACGTAAATACGAGAAAATGAGGCAATTTAATCAATGCGATACTTCTGTCTTATTCCATCTGCAAGATGTGAAATATAAAATGGTTAGGCAAACGACTGATTTCTTTAAAAAATATGAAGAAGAATTGTGAAGCTCCCATATACATAAATGAGGAGCTATTTGTTTCAAGGAGAAAGGGTTGGTGGTATGGAGCGCGTACTAATTATAGGTGCACTTACATTTGTAGGTTATCACCTTGTGAATAAAATGATTGCAGAAGAAGTAGAAGTGTACGGTCTTGATTTTGATGAATTCGAGAATATGAAAAAAATTAATGAAGAGAAGTTATTGTTAATTGGGCGAAATGCGTTATTTACGTATTATTCGATAAGAGATGAAGATGGCTGGAAATCAGTAGAAGGAGAGAAGTTCGATACAGTTTACTTTTGTTTGTATGAACCAAATCAACAAAGCGGCTTTCGAAATGAAAGAGTTATATTGCAGTATTTAAAGCGAATTATAAGACTGTGTGAAGAGCATAAAGTGAAGTTAAATCTAATTTCTTCTATTAAAGTAGGAAACGCAGATGAATCCGAAAATAAACGTCTATTTTCAAGAGTGGAAGAAGGGTTAAAAAAAGGAGAGGTACAATATAGTGTATTTCGAGTTCCTACATTATATGGACCATGGCAACCATCTTTTATGATGTATCATCAGCTTATTTTATCAGAACTTGGTGAGAAAGAGTGCCATTATGCGAGTGAGGAAAACGGAAGTGATCTACTATACGTTGAAGATGTATGTGAATACTTATGGGAAAATGGAATGAACGAGGAGTATCTTGGCATATACAATTTAATTAGTGGTAAAAAGTCATTATGGAAAAAAGGTATGAACCTTTTACGTGCAGAGGATAAAGTAAATAAAGAGAATAAGGAAGAAAGAGATGAAGCTGTAGAGGTTATTTCGATAAAAAGAAATACCCCGTTAGAATACGGTTTAAATAAACAATTGGCACATATGAAAAAATATAAAGAGTTATACGAAGGATAGCGAGCGTGTTACACTATGTATGTAAAAGTTTTAATGGAGAGGAAGAACGTAATATGAATGAGAAAAGCATGCAATTTTTACAAATCGCAATGAAGCATTTACCAGAAGCAAAGGCCATTTTAGATGATAATGGAATTGCGCTTGATATGGAGAAAGCGCAGCCGGTGTTAGAGTTATTGATGAAAGTTATGAACGAAGCATATGAGCTTGGGAAAGCAGATCAAGAATAAAACCCTTCTTTTTTGAGGGGAGAGAGGCCCGAACCGTAAGTATAAGCGGTTCGGGTCTTTTTATATTTTGAAAAGACAGGGAAAGGTATTTTTCTGTTTCTTTTAATGAACAATAAAGTGAATAATGCGCTAGCTTTATGTTTTAGCTGAAATATATTCTAGACAAAAATACATTTATGTTTTAAAATTAGTACCAAGTCATAATAATTGATATAAAACGGAGGGCTGCGATGTGAACGTGGGCATTTTAGGGATCGGAAGATATGTGCCAGAAAAAGTAGTCACAAATCACGATTTAGAGAAAATAATGGAAACATCCGATGAATGGATTCGTACGAGAACGGGAATTGCAGAAAGACGCATTGCCGATGATACAATAGATACTTCATATATGGCCGTAGAGGCTTCTAAAAAAGCACTTGAAAACGCAGGGATTAGCGGAGAGGATATCGATCTTATTTTAGTAGCAACAGTAACGCCAGATCGTGCTTTTCCAGCAGTAGCTTGTGTCATTCAAGAAGCAATTGGCGCAAAGCATGCAGCTGCAATGGATTTAAGTGCAGCATGTGCTGGTTTTATGTACGGAATGATTACAGCACAGCAATTTATTCAAACGGGAACTTATAAAAATGTATTAGTAGTTGGTAGTGATAAACTATCTAAAATTGTAGACTGGAACGATCGAAATACAGCAGTACTATTTGGGGACGGAGCCGGTGCTATCGTAATGGGAGCTGTTTCAGAAGGTAAAGGCGTTCTATCCTTTGAATTAGGAGCAGACGGAAGTGGCGGTAAGCATCTTTATCAAGACGAGTATGTTATGATGAATGGCAGAGAAGTCTTTAAATTTGCCGTTCGTCAACTTGGTGATTCTTGCCTTCGCGTTTTAGATAAAGCTGGTCTTACGAAAGAAGATGTGGATTTCTTAGTACCACATCAAGCGAACATTCGTATTATGGAATCCGCAAGAGAGAGATTAAATCTACCACAAGAAAAAATGAGTATGACAATTGAGAAGTTCGGTAATACATCAGCTTCTTCAATTCCAATTGCAATGGTAGAGGAATTGCAAAATGGACGTATTCAAGATGGTGATTTAATTATATTGGTTGGTTTTGGCGGTGGATTAACATGGGGAGCAGTCGCTCTTCGTTGGGGTAAATAAGGACTGAGAGAAAAAAAGGAGTGTATTTTGTATGGAAAAAAAGAGGGTCGTAATTACAGGACTAGGGGCTGTTACACCGATCGGTACAGATGTTGAAACAGCATGGGAAAACATTAAAAAGGGTGTATCTGGAATCGGACGACTTACAAGAATTGATCCAGAACTGTTTCCAGCAAAAGTAGCAGCAGAAATTAACGACTTTGAAGTCGAGAAATATATTGATAAAAAAGAAGCGCGCCGTATGGACCGCTTTACACAATATGCAGTAGCAGCAGCGAAAATGGCAGTTGCAGATGCAAAGCTTGAAATTACAGAAGAAAACGGACCTCGAATTGGTGTATGGATTGGTTCGGGTATTGGCGGTATGGAAACATACGAAGAACAATTTAAGATTTTTACTGAGAAAGGCCCGCGCCGCGTGAGCCCATTCTTCGTACCGATGATGATTCCAGATATGGCAGCAGGCCAAGTATCGATTGCAACAGGAGCAAAAGGAATTAACACTTGTTCTGTAACGGCTTGTGCATCTGGTGCAAACTCAATTGGTGATGCATTTAAAGCAATTCAGCGCGGTGATGCAGATGCAATGATTACAGGCGGAGCAGAGGCGCCGTTAACAAGTATGGCATTCGCAGGATTTAGCTCAGCGAAAGCATTAACATTTAATGAAGATCCAGCAACAGCTTGCCGTCCATTTGATAAAAATCGTAGCGGTTTCGTAATGGGTGAAGGTTCAGGTATTTTAATTCTTGAAGAATTAGAGCACGCATTAGCTCGTGGTGCTCACATTTACGCGGAAATTGCTGGTTATGGTGCAACTGGTGATGCATTCCATATTACAATGCCGGCTCCTGGTGGTGAAGGAGGCGTGCGTGCAATGCGTCAAGCGTTAGCTGATGCAGGTCTACAGCCAGAAGATATCGATTACATTAATGCGCATGGTACAAGTACGGATGCGAATGAAAAGTATGAAACGATGGCAATTAAAGAAACGTTCGGTGAGCATGCGTATAAAGTAGCGATTAGCTCAACGAAATCAATGACAGGTCACTTATTAGGAGCGGCTGGTGCTGTTGAAGCGATTTTCTCGATTAAATCAATTACAGACGGAGTAATCCCTCCAACAATTAACTATGAAACGCCAGATCCAGAATGTGACTTAGATTACGTACCGAATAAAGCGAGACAACAAGAAGTAAATGCAGTATTAAGTAACTCACTAGGGTTCGGTGGTCATAACGCAGTGTTAGTATTTAAATCGTATAAATAATAGATGGAATAAGGAGTTTTTTCGCAATATATTGCGAAAAAACTCCTTATTTATTTTACGTCTTTTTCTCTTTTTGCATATACATAAGAAAAAGGAGGGATAAAGATGGGGGTTATTGAAACAGCTGAGTGGTTACATCTATATTATGGACGGCCAGAAAAGCTTTGTGAGAAGTTTACGAAGTATATCCCGCTGCCAAAAGAAAGGTTGTATCGCTTTTTAATTTCTAAAGGTATGTATCGCCCGGTTATGCGAGGAGAACAGGAAATTAAAGAGTTAGAGAAAAAGGAAATTTGGAAAGAGTTACGTGCGGAGTATGAGAAACTAAAAAGTTGGTTAAAAGGTCCAGATGTCCCTGTCTTTATTTTATTATCAGATTCTTATAATCGAACTGTACAAGAAGAGTATAACGGCAGGGCTGGATTATCTATGCGTCACGTTATTTTCTTATTCGTATGTGGACGGAATTCGGTAGAAGAATTAAAAGTGTTATTGGCGCATGAATATCACCACATATGCAGGTTACATCAAATTGAGACGAAAGAAACAGAATATACATTGCTTGATACGATGATTATGGAAGGGCTAGCTGAGCAAGCAGTAACGGAAAGATATTCAGAAAAATACAATGCACCGTGGACGACGTATCTTTCAAAGGAAGAGGCTATGTATTATTGGAAAAACGTTGTACATGAAAGAATAAGTATAAAACGAGGAACAAGGGAGCACGACATCTTATTAAATGGACTTCATTCTTACCCGAAGATGCTTGGCTATGCACTTGGATTTCATATTGTCAAAGACTGTGTAGCTTTTGAAGGAGAAGATACACTTTCTTTATTATCTATAGATGCGAAAGAAATATTGAATAAAGCAAATACATTTCATATATAAAAAACAGGAGCTCTATTTCCTGTTTTTTTCGTATTAATAGAAGAAAAAATAATAATTAGAATATATTTCCTTAGGTGGAATAAAGTTAAGGAAAATTGAACATAATGATTGATACAAACAGTAGTGAAGTGAGGGGTAGTGAATGTTATATCTACATGATGTATGGGTAAATTGGTTTGAAGGTGAAGAGAATGGGTATAACGTTTGTCATTTTTACGAATGGCGAAAAGATGATACGATTGAACTATTAGATCAAGTGCCATTATTAAAAGTAGATTCCACATTATATCATTACATCGAGGACGAATTGTTAGAGCTTCCGCAAAAAATGTTGGAAGACGTACATCATAAGGCTTATATTCGTAAAAATCATGAACGTTTGCAGCAAGAGTATTGCTTTGTAGTTACAGATGGAAAAGGAATTATTGCGATCGACACAATTGGTTACAATGTGCCAATTCGAAAGAGCAGACTTATACCGCGCCAAGAGCAGATGGTATATGAGATGGTAGAAAACGTACAAGCAGAAAAGTATGAGTTCCAAGTAGAAGAAATGGAAAAAGAACATCATATTTTATCACCATCACCTTTCATTATGAATGGCTTAACTCGTAAAGAAAGACAGCTTAAACAATTATTATTTATGGCGTTAGATCAATTACATACAACGAAAAACACAGCAGAAATTCGCTATTGGTTCACAGAGTGGGATCCATCAGCATAC from Bacillus basilensis includes the following:
- a CDS encoding Cof-type HAD-IIB family hydrolase, with product MNKQHLIALDLDGTLLTDNKIISTRTKYTIAKAKEQGHIVVISTGRPFRASYDYYKELGLNTPIVNFNGAYVHHPLDSKWGTHHSPLELATAQEIVRACFDFGVKNIYAEVMDDVYVREIDEDKKHIFEFGSPKIFTGDLLNILNDHPTCLLIDAHDEHSSAIRQHLTDMHAEVIDHRKWGAPWPIIEIVKSGLNKAVGLQKISSHYNIPQERIIAFGDEDNDFEMIEFAGHGIAMGNAIPELKSLANHTTLTNEEDGIALYLEEVLGL
- a CDS encoding YjzC family protein, which codes for MGQNRRFRSGQKAPNDGIYVEIGETGSMVKDPQMVKLTAGDKFPDNTNHNRQWTYKRKP
- the clpB gene encoding ATP-dependent chaperone ClpB, producing the protein MDLNQMTTKTQEAIMSAQSLAVSHHHQEVDTVHLLFTLLEEQDGLAVRIFQKMNVDIEALKQGAESLIKKKPSVTGSGAEAGKLYITGALQQLLVRAGKEAEKLQDDYISVEHVLLAFSEEKGDINQLFTRFHITKDNLLQSLMTIRGNQRVTSQNPEATYEALEKYGRDLVAEVRAGKIDPVIGRDSEIRRVIRILSRKTKNNPVLIGEPGVGKTAIVEGLAQRIVKKDVPEGLKDRTIFALDMSALVAGAKFRGEFEERLQAVLNEIKKSEGRILLFIDELHTIVGAGKTEGAMDAGNMLKPMLARGELHCIGATTLDEYRKYIEKDPALERRFQQVLAEEPTVEDTISILRGLKERFEIYHGVNIHDRAIVAASVLSDRYISDRFLPDKAIDLVDEACATIRTEIDSMPTELDEVTRRIMQLEIEEAALGKEKDFGSQERLKTLQRELSDLKEVASGMRAKWEKEKEDIHKVRDLREHLERLRRELEEAEGNYDLNKAAELRHGKIPAIEKELKEAEEMGAHNKQENRLLREEVSEEEIADIVSRWTGIPVAKLVEGEREKLLRLEQILSERVIGQEEAVSLVSDAVLRARAGIKDPNRPIGSFIFLGPTGVGKTELAKTLAQSLFDSEEQMIRIDMSEYMEKHAVSRLIGAPPGYVGYEEGGQLTEAVRRKPYSVILLDEIEKAHPEVFNILLQMLDDGRITDSQGRTVDFKNTVIIMTSNIGSAHLLDGLEADGSIKEESRELVMGQLRGHFRPEFLNRVDEIILFKPLTANEIKGIVDKIVKELQGRLDDRHITVELTDAAKEFVVEAGFDPMYGARPLKRYVQRQVETKLARELIAGTITDNSHVVVDVANNELVVYVK
- a CDS encoding YjzD family protein — translated: MRFIWALIWSFLLVHMMSYVIGSMTGGTYDFNQASIFSVVLAVLVLAIAAAIPNEPVEQH
- a CDS encoding hydrolase, translating into MSITERFFYLEKEPCVIYLPEKPNGFSVMLLGDYNYFIENGTSLWTQHAGRSYFLNGLIEKGYTVFSSNLYGRHWGNDQSVRLAKRLYDVVLRKETLNAKMHIMADGMGALVALEMMNKYPECIRSVIMLNPCLDLPEYVEFEKEHKFFYKRLVKELSLAYDSKEEELESKINKKSFTLLPSCVPVKVFVSTQEKRGRKQLLRKYEKMRQFNQCDTSVLFHLQDVKYKMVRQTTDFFKKYEEEL
- a CDS encoding NAD(P)-dependent oxidoreductase; protein product: MFQGERVGGMERVLIIGALTFVGYHLVNKMIAEEVEVYGLDFDEFENMKKINEEKLLLIGRNALFTYYSIRDEDGWKSVEGEKFDTVYFCLYEPNQQSGFRNERVILQYLKRIIRLCEEHKVKLNLISSIKVGNADESENKRLFSRVEEGLKKGEVQYSVFRVPTLYGPWQPSFMMYHQLILSELGEKECHYASEENGSDLLYVEDVCEYLWENGMNEEYLGIYNLISGKKSLWKKGMNLLRAEDKVNKENKEERDEAVEVISIKRNTPLEYGLNKQLAHMKKYKELYEG
- a CDS encoding ComZ family protein, with the translated sequence MNEKSMQFLQIAMKHLPEAKAILDDNGIALDMEKAQPVLELLMKVMNEAYELGKADQE
- the fabH gene encoding beta-ketoacyl-ACP synthase III, with the translated sequence MNVGILGIGRYVPEKVVTNHDLEKIMETSDEWIRTRTGIAERRIADDTIDTSYMAVEASKKALENAGISGEDIDLILVATVTPDRAFPAVACVIQEAIGAKHAAAMDLSAACAGFMYGMITAQQFIQTGTYKNVLVVGSDKLSKIVDWNDRNTAVLFGDGAGAIVMGAVSEGKGVLSFELGADGSGGKHLYQDEYVMMNGREVFKFAVRQLGDSCLRVLDKAGLTKEDVDFLVPHQANIRIMESARERLNLPQEKMSMTIEKFGNTSASSIPIAMVEELQNGRIQDGDLIILVGFGGGLTWGAVALRWGK
- the fabF gene encoding beta-ketoacyl-ACP synthase II; the encoded protein is MEKKRVVITGLGAVTPIGTDVETAWENIKKGVSGIGRLTRIDPELFPAKVAAEINDFEVEKYIDKKEARRMDRFTQYAVAAAKMAVADAKLEITEENGPRIGVWIGSGIGGMETYEEQFKIFTEKGPRRVSPFFVPMMIPDMAAGQVSIATGAKGINTCSVTACASGANSIGDAFKAIQRGDADAMITGGAEAPLTSMAFAGFSSAKALTFNEDPATACRPFDKNRSGFVMGEGSGILILEELEHALARGAHIYAEIAGYGATGDAFHITMPAPGGEGGVRAMRQALADAGLQPEDIDYINAHGTSTDANEKYETMAIKETFGEHAYKVAISSTKSMTGHLLGAAGAVEAIFSIKSITDGVIPPTINYETPDPECDLDYVPNKARQQEVNAVLSNSLGFGGHNAVLVFKSYK
- a CDS encoding DUF2268 domain-containing protein, with translation MGVIETAEWLHLYYGRPEKLCEKFTKYIPLPKERLYRFLISKGMYRPVMRGEQEIKELEKKEIWKELRAEYEKLKSWLKGPDVPVFILLSDSYNRTVQEEYNGRAGLSMRHVIFLFVCGRNSVEELKVLLAHEYHHICRLHQIETKETEYTLLDTMIMEGLAEQAVTERYSEKYNAPWTTYLSKEEAMYYWKNVVHERISIKRGTREHDILLNGLHSYPKMLGYALGFHIVKDCVAFEGEDTLSLLSIDAKEILNKANTFHI
- a CDS encoding YjbA family protein translates to MLYLHDVWVNWFEGEENGYNVCHFYEWRKDDTIELLDQVPLLKVDSTLYHYIEDELLELPQKMLEDVHHKAYIRKNHERLQQEYCFVVTDGKGIIAIDTIGYNVPIRKSRLIPRQEQMVYEMVENVQAEKYEFQVEEMEKEHHILSPSPFIMNGLTRKERQLKQLLFMALDQLHTTKNTAEIRYWFTEWDPSAYGMVQHMEFEDIWAKLYDEAKTGWSEKHEQLCERLVKGQPFFEKLWEMENEQKVN